Proteins encoded by one window of uncultured Draconibacterium sp.:
- a CDS encoding carboxylesterase family protein gives MMDRTFILLIVLLAFASCKTNQSNTQETAIDIAKVKVDGGLIPGVKNEDSDISVFKGIPFAAPPVGDLRWKAPAPVQKWEGVKKCDTFAASAMQPFPEPFYMWSEEFLIPEEPIDEDCLYLNVWTGAKSTDEKRPVVVFIHGGGFTSGSGSVPIYDGEAMAKKGVVFVNINYRLGIFGFLAHPELTAESPNKASGNYGLMDQIAALKWVKNNIAAFGGNPDNITIAGQSAGSASVVFLVASPKANGLFQKAIAQSGAGLLSRNPGADRTALLDLNHAELVGSEVADELNATSLEELRKIPSIDLQNKVRFNTHPIIDGYILPESVTKIFTENIENNVSILTGWNEDDGVFIGEFEKADEYKKNILEQWGDAGQELLRYYPATKDEVAEISQLHLQRDIAFGAQNYTLANLTSDHGKNVYVYRFTRRVPPGNYVDYGAFHTGEVAYAYNNLEFVDRPFEDTDYQLADVMSEYWVNFIIKGDPNSDELPDWPAYKTDIKEIMYLGDQQKSGVLQDTASLNFLHDQLIVE, from the coding sequence ATGATGGATCGAACATTTATCTTATTGATTGTTTTACTGGCATTTGCATCATGTAAAACAAACCAATCAAATACGCAGGAAACTGCAATCGATATAGCCAAAGTTAAAGTTGACGGTGGTTTAATTCCCGGCGTCAAAAACGAAGATTCCGACATTTCTGTATTCAAAGGGATTCCTTTTGCTGCACCTCCTGTTGGAGATCTGCGCTGGAAGGCACCAGCTCCTGTTCAGAAGTGGGAAGGTGTAAAAAAGTGTGATACGTTTGCAGCCAGTGCAATGCAGCCATTTCCGGAGCCATTTTATATGTGGTCGGAAGAGTTTCTGATTCCCGAGGAACCAATCGATGAAGATTGTCTGTATTTGAATGTATGGACAGGCGCAAAATCGACAGATGAAAAAAGACCGGTTGTAGTTTTTATCCACGGTGGAGGTTTTACTTCAGGAAGCGGCTCTGTACCTATTTATGATGGCGAAGCAATGGCGAAAAAAGGTGTTGTATTCGTAAACATCAATTACCGACTCGGAATATTTGGATTTTTAGCCCATCCTGAACTTACTGCAGAATCGCCAAACAAGGCCTCCGGAAATTACGGTTTGATGGATCAGATTGCCGCACTGAAATGGGTAAAGAACAATATTGCAGCTTTTGGCGGCAATCCGGATAATATAACTATTGCAGGCCAGTCGGCAGGTTCGGCCAGTGTTGTTTTTTTGGTGGCATCACCAAAAGCAAATGGCTTATTCCAGAAAGCCATTGCTCAAAGCGGCGCGGGTTTGCTGAGCAGAAATCCGGGAGCGGACAGAACAGCTCTGCTTGACCTGAACCACGCAGAACTAGTAGGATCAGAAGTTGCCGATGAATTAAATGCAACATCTCTTGAAGAGCTGCGAAAAATTCCGTCAATTGACTTACAAAACAAGGTTCGTTTTAATACCCACCCAATTATCGACGGATATATTTTACCCGAAAGTGTTACGAAAATATTCACAGAAAACATCGAGAACAACGTGAGTATACTAACCGGCTGGAATGAAGACGACGGCGTATTTATTGGGGAATTTGAGAAAGCGGATGAATACAAGAAAAATATTTTAGAACAATGGGGAGATGCCGGGCAGGAACTTTTAAGATATTATCCTGCTACGAAAGACGAAGTCGCTGAGATTTCACAATTGCATTTGCAAAGAGACATTGCTTTTGGTGCACAAAATTATACGCTGGCAAACCTGACAAGCGACCACGGTAAAAATGTTTATGTATATCGGTTTACGCGAAGAGTGCCACCAGGTAACTATGTTGATTATGGCGCGTTTCATACCGGAGAAGTGGCTTATGCCTACAACAACCTGGAATTTGTAGACCGTCCGTTTGAAGACACCGATTATCAACTGGCCGATGTGATGTCGGAGTATTGGGTAAATTTTATCATTAAAGGGGATCCGAACAGCGACGAACTTCCGGACTGGCCTGCATACAAAACAGATATAAAAGAAATAATGTACCTGGGCGATCAGCAAAAAAGCGGAGTTTTGCAAGATACTGCCAGCCTAAATTTCTTACACGACCAACTAATTGTAGAATAA
- a CDS encoding cyclophilin-like fold protein: protein MRTGFKRIPTLFVFALFVFSTSAVASKNLTEKSAIEESTPVILEMNGTEIKATLNNTLTAREFIKLLPYSVTVTRAADDLCGSVSEKLETDRSEGKKSGR, encoded by the coding sequence ATGAGAACCGGATTTAAAAGAATACCAACACTTTTTGTTTTTGCTTTGTTCGTTTTTAGTACTTCTGCTGTTGCGTCCAAAAATCTCACTGAAAAATCAGCAATAGAAGAAAGTACTCCTGTAATTCTTGAAATGAACGGAACCGAAATAAAGGCCACATTAAACAATACGTTAACCGCACGGGAATTTATTAAATTACTTCCTTATTCGGTGACGGTTACGCGGGCAGCAGATGACCTTTGTGGATCGGTAAGTGAAAAACTGGAAACTGACAGAAGTGAAGGAAAGAAAAGTGGGAGATAG
- a CDS encoding alpha/beta hydrolase-fold protein, with protein MKNQLTKNIAGFLILLMIVFTANSQEWANFRGGPRVISPEINGNSVTFRLSAPDASSVSVSGSWKSTNRSVPMVKDTAGVWSATVSGLAPELYNYTFSVDGVGMIDPRNSEQIIRDGSRYMSIFIIPGDESEMYAADVSIAHGNLEKVWYKSSTLDLTRRMYVYTPAGYKESSEKYPVFYLLHGAGGDEDAWSSMGRAVQIMDNLIAAGKAEPMIVVMTNGNANQAAARVDYPVAQEQGGMRGFGSAGKFEQSIIDDVIPYIDSNYRTLTDRGNRAIAGLSMGGAQTTYAALNNLDKFAWVGSFSGAFVLWPNARAVSEGGANGPGRGPQLLSLEAVENTVFPDLNSSVNSELELFYIAIGNDDFLFEANRQFKDWLKEEKIDFVDIDTPGYSHEWSYWRICLLDYASRLFK; from the coding sequence ATGAAAAATCAATTAACTAAAAACATTGCAGGATTTTTGATTCTGCTGATGATTGTTTTTACTGCAAATTCGCAGGAATGGGCCAATTTCAGAGGAGGTCCCAGAGTTATTTCTCCCGAAATTAACGGAAACAGCGTAACCTTTCGTTTAAGTGCACCGGATGCTTCATCTGTTTCGGTTTCTGGTAGTTGGAAATCTACTAACAGATCGGTGCCAATGGTAAAAGACACCGCTGGTGTTTGGTCGGCTACTGTTTCAGGATTAGCTCCCGAATTATACAACTACACATTTTCGGTTGATGGAGTTGGGATGATAGATCCCAGAAACTCAGAGCAGATAATTCGTGATGGATCGAGGTACATGAGTATTTTTATCATTCCCGGCGACGAGTCGGAAATGTATGCTGCCGATGTTTCAATCGCTCATGGCAATCTGGAAAAAGTATGGTACAAATCGTCAACGCTTGATTTAACCCGCAGAATGTATGTATATACGCCGGCCGGTTATAAAGAGAGCTCGGAAAAGTACCCTGTGTTCTACTTATTGCACGGTGCCGGTGGCGACGAAGATGCTTGGTCGAGTATGGGACGTGCGGTTCAGATTATGGACAACCTGATTGCTGCCGGAAAAGCAGAGCCAATGATTGTAGTTATGACCAACGGAAATGCCAACCAGGCAGCTGCACGAGTTGATTATCCTGTGGCTCAGGAACAAGGAGGCATGCGTGGTTTTGGTAGTGCAGGTAAATTCGAACAAAGTATTATCGACGATGTAATACCGTATATCGACAGTAATTATCGTACGTTAACCGATCGGGGAAATCGTGCTATTGCAGGTTTGTCGATGGGGGGAGCGCAAACAACTTATGCCGCGTTAAACAACCTTGATAAATTTGCCTGGGTTGGGTCGTTTAGTGGTGCTTTTGTTTTGTGGCCAAATGCCAGGGCCGTTTCAGAAGGCGGTGCAAATGGTCCCGGTCGCGGTCCGCAGTTGCTTAGTTTGGAGGCCGTGGAAAATACAGTTTTCCCTGATTTAAATTCATCGGTAAATTCAGAGTTGGAATTGTTCTACATCGCCATTGGAAATGATGACTTTTTATTTGAAGCGAACCGCCAATTCAAAGATTGGTTAAAAGAAGAAAAAATCGATTTTGTTGATATTGATACTCCGGGATATTCTCACGAGTGGAGTTACTGGCGTATTTGTTTGCTTGATTATGCCAGCAGGCTTTTTAAGTAA
- a CDS encoding cupin domain-containing protein has translation MKRIISNTLLAASILFMAYSCNQPTKNTQETADIKEAVKAIDPIFTQNPAPDEFVAKFFTGKVGVRMMLQNDENNEYSIANVIFDPESRTNWHSHPKGQVLLVLAGEGFYKAEGEPLQKIKKGDVVNIPPHVNHWHGAAANSEFVHVALTNYKDGQNVTWGDPVSDDDYKSVLAE, from the coding sequence ATGAAACGCATTATTTCAAATACCCTGTTAGCAGCAAGTATTTTATTCATGGCTTATTCATGTAATCAGCCAACAAAAAACACACAGGAGACAGCAGATATTAAAGAAGCGGTAAAAGCTATCGATCCCATATTTACTCAAAATCCTGCTCCGGATGAATTTGTGGCAAAATTCTTCACAGGAAAAGTTGGTGTTCGTATGATGTTACAAAACGATGAGAACAACGAATATTCCATTGCCAATGTAATTTTCGATCCTGAGTCGCGTACCAACTGGCACTCGCACCCTAAAGGACAGGTATTGCTAGTGCTGGCCGGAGAAGGTTTTTACAAAGCGGAAGGCGAGCCGCTACAGAAAATTAAAAAAGGTGATGTGGTAAATATTCCGCCGCATGTAAACCACTGGCATGGCGCTGCTGCAAACAGCGAATTTGTGCACGTGGCACTCACCAATTACAAAGACGGGCAAAATGTTACCTGGGGTGATCCGGTATCGGATGATGATTACAAAAGTGTATTAGCTGAATAA
- a CDS encoding carboxylesterase family protein: MRWREPQPVIPWEGVRDATEFGASAIQNRNYSYLPWTEEFMVQNDISEDCLFLNVWTPAKTTSDNLAVMFFIHGGALTEGSGAIDVYNGVELAKKGIIVVTINYRLGVLGFLAHPELTAESPNNVSGNYGFLDQVAALKWVKNNIKNFGGDPSRVTIVGQSAGARSVSGLLASPVAAGLFSGAITQSGTSFTSGPMGSLTLEQAEKQGLEFQEMKGASSLADLRAMSYEEIIATDPDQPRTRYGGVIDGYYQPDELKNIYAAGQQNDVPFISGMNADETRYRGDTGDEFVAQYGSDAEEAVKLAGQEQSRLNTYLWMEFRAKTAKTKAFEYYFEQAIPWPEHPEYGAFHTGEMPYVFNNLKMLDRPWTDVDRSVAQAMSSYWVNFVKTGDPNGEELPEWLPYSSDVKEVMGIGKNVGMMPITETAERYDFLKKQLLGE, encoded by the coding sequence TTGCGCTGGCGCGAACCACAGCCTGTAATTCCGTGGGAAGGCGTTCGTGATGCCACTGAATTTGGAGCAAGCGCAATCCAGAACAGGAACTATTCATACCTTCCATGGACAGAAGAATTTATGGTTCAAAATGATATTAGTGAAGATTGTTTGTTTCTGAATGTATGGACACCTGCAAAAACAACTTCCGACAATTTAGCTGTGATGTTTTTTATACACGGTGGTGCATTGACTGAAGGCTCGGGTGCAATTGATGTTTATAACGGTGTTGAACTGGCAAAAAAAGGAATCATCGTTGTAACAATAAATTACCGTTTGGGTGTTCTTGGCTTCCTTGCACATCCCGAACTTACTGCAGAATCACCCAACAACGTTTCAGGCAATTACGGATTTTTAGACCAGGTTGCTGCATTAAAATGGGTAAAAAACAATATCAAAAATTTTGGTGGCGATCCTTCGCGGGTTACCATTGTTGGTCAATCGGCAGGTGCACGGTCTGTTAGCGGTTTATTGGCTTCGCCTGTGGCTGCCGGACTGTTTAGTGGTGCTATTACTCAAAGTGGAACGTCATTCACCAGTGGCCCAATGGGATCATTAACCTTGGAGCAAGCAGAAAAACAAGGGCTCGAATTTCAGGAAATGAAAGGCGCCAGTTCGCTCGCCGATTTAAGAGCGATGTCGTACGAAGAAATTATTGCCACAGATCCCGACCAACCAAGAACCCGTTATGGTGGCGTAATCGATGGTTATTATCAACCCGATGAATTGAAGAATATTTATGCAGCAGGCCAACAAAACGATGTTCCTTTTATAAGTGGAATGAATGCGGATGAAACCCGCTATCGAGGCGATACGGGAGATGAATTTGTGGCCCAGTATGGATCGGATGCTGAAGAAGCCGTAAAATTAGCCGGACAGGAACAAAGCCGCTTAAATACTTATTTATGGATGGAATTCAGAGCAAAAACAGCCAAGACAAAAGCCTTTGAATATTATTTTGAGCAAGCTATTCCATGGCCCGAACATCCTGAATATGGCGCTTTCCACACCGGAGAAATGCCTTATGTTTTTAATAATCTGAAAATGCTCGACCGCCCGTGGACCGATGTAGACAGAAGCGTGGCACAGGCGATGTCGTCGTATTGGGTGAACTTCGTAAAAACCGGAGACCCGAATGGAGAAGAATTACCGGAATGGCTTCCCTATTCTTCTGATGTTAAGGAAGTAATGGGAATTGGGAAAAATGTTGGAATGATGCCAATTACTGAAACCGCGGAAAGATATGATTTCCTGAAAAAGCAGTTGTTAGGAGAATAG
- a CDS encoding family 43 glycosylhydrolase: protein MNYRKIFFAFLFLSSCLLTNGQNKTKTNTNTPFTNPLFHGDYPDPSILVDGEDYYMVHSSFYYYPGLLIWHSTDLINWEPVANVLRTNVGSVWAPDLAKYDGKYYIYFPADNKNYVITAENIEGPWTEPVLIDISMIDPGHVVDEEGNRYLYFSSGAYVPLTKDGLSVAGEPVHSYDGWEIPRDWSIECFCMEGPKLYKHGEYYYLTVAEGGTAGPATGHMVISARSKSPLGPWENSPHNPILRAQSNKDQWWSVAHGTIFDDVDGNTYMLFHGYENGFYNMGRQTMLVPLEWTEDGWYKIPDDIDIAKPMVLPGKANVAQKPMNLSDDFAGDELNPQWKFFGDYDTDRFEVKNNSVVIKGKGHGIADCSPMLTIPADHAYTADVEMEIEGDAIGGLVLFYNQQASSGILADDTNILSNLRGWQFATEQNVIDRHVYLRLKSVNNTVDMYYSLDGKDWIKTENSFETSALHHNVLSGFLSLRIGLCSIGDGKVTFKNFNYQAIDEE, encoded by the coding sequence ATGAACTACAGAAAAATATTCTTTGCATTTTTGTTTTTAAGTTCTTGCCTTTTAACTAATGGCCAGAACAAAACTAAGACAAATACTAACACCCCTTTTACTAATCCACTGTTTCATGGCGACTACCCCGACCCAAGTATTTTAGTCGATGGCGAAGATTACTACATGGTTCATTCGTCATTCTATTATTATCCGGGACTTTTGATCTGGCACTCAACCGATCTGATCAACTGGGAGCCGGTGGCCAATGTGCTGCGCACAAACGTTGGCTCGGTATGGGCACCCGACCTTGCAAAATATGACGGGAAATATTACATCTATTTCCCGGCCGACAATAAAAACTATGTTATTACAGCCGAGAATATTGAAGGCCCGTGGACAGAGCCTGTTCTGATCGACATCAGCATGATCGATCCCGGACATGTGGTGGACGAAGAAGGAAACCGCTACCTGTATTTTAGCAGCGGTGCTTATGTTCCGCTTACCAAAGACGGACTTTCGGTGGCCGGCGAGCCGGTACACAGCTACGATGGCTGGGAAATTCCACGCGATTGGTCGATTGAATGTTTTTGTATGGAAGGACCAAAACTTTACAAACACGGCGAATATTATTACCTGACAGTGGCTGAAGGCGGAACAGCTGGCCCGGCAACCGGTCACATGGTAATTTCTGCCCGATCGAAATCGCCACTTGGTCCGTGGGAAAATTCTCCGCATAATCCAATTCTCCGCGCTCAATCGAACAAAGATCAATGGTGGTCGGTAGCGCACGGAACCATTTTCGACGATGTTGACGGCAATACTTATATGCTTTTCCACGGTTACGAAAACGGTTTTTACAACATGGGACGTCAAACTATGCTGGTGCCACTTGAGTGGACAGAAGATGGCTGGTATAAAATTCCTGACGACATTGATATTGCCAAACCAATGGTTCTTCCGGGCAAAGCAAATGTGGCGCAGAAACCAATGAATCTGAGCGACGATTTTGCAGGAGACGAACTAAATCCGCAATGGAAATTCTTTGGCGATTACGATACCGATCGTTTTGAAGTGAAAAACAACAGTGTTGTAATTAAAGGGAAAGGACACGGAATTGCAGATTGCTCGCCAATGTTGACCATTCCGGCCGATCATGCCTACACAGCCGACGTTGAAATGGAAATTGAAGGCGATGCAATTGGAGGATTGGTTTTGTTTTACAACCAACAAGCTTCTTCGGGTATTCTTGCCGATGATACTAACATTCTGTCGAACCTGAGAGGATGGCAGTTTGCCACGGAACAAAATGTAATCGATCGACATGTTTATCTGCGATTAAAAAGTGTAAACAACACGGTTGACATGTATTACAGTCTGGATGGAAAAGATTGGATTAAAACTGAAAATTCGTTTGAGACATCGGCCTTGCACCACAACGTGCTAAGTGGCTTCCTGAGTTTACGCATTGGGCTTTGTTCGATTGGTGATGGAAAAGTAACCTTTAAGAACTTTAACTATCAGGCAATAGACGAAGAATAA
- a CDS encoding cyclophilin-like fold protein: MKIKITVGDMVLTATMENNETAKDFVSLFPLTVKLEDYAATEKIFYPDRKLSTEGAPSGFKPSVGDITYYAPWGDIAIFYKNFGFASGLINLGKIDGDMSALTGSKNSTVTFSLD; encoded by the coding sequence ATGAAGATCAAAATTACTGTTGGCGATATGGTGCTGACAGCTACAATGGAAAACAACGAAACCGCAAAAGATTTCGTGTCGTTGTTTCCTTTAACGGTAAAGCTGGAAGATTATGCCGCTACGGAAAAAATATTTTATCCCGACCGGAAATTATCTACTGAAGGTGCTCCATCGGGTTTTAAACCGTCGGTTGGCGATATAACATACTACGCTCCATGGGGCGATATTGCCATTTTCTACAAGAATTTTGGCTTTGCCTCCGGACTTATCAATCTGGGAAAAATTGATGGGGACATGAGTGCGTTAACCGGCTCGAAAAATTCAACTGTTACTTTTAGTCTGGATTAA
- a CDS encoding glycoside hydrolase family 3 N-terminal domain-containing protein, whose product MKNLFVSVLKFNNLLNRLSGLSIVVFLTVVLFTSCKEQKSYEQPELGIKTVQLLQADGYQFKDLNKNNKLDKYEDWRLTTDERVADLLEQMTLEEKAGFMLISTINMGGASGSGFGGSQNVTSDLSEEDNINETNFFTRQPLPVPTLSVSGTTKGILERNLRHFILRANTKASTIAEWANNVQSVAETSRLGIPVLITSNPRNHVTIDNSPGLSLGETSFSKWPGELGLAAMRDFELTREFAETAAKEWVAVGVRKGYMYMADLATEPRWGRTEGTFGEDADLAANMMREVVLGFQGEKLGPNSVALTTKHFPGGGPQKEGQDAHFDWGKDQEYPGDMLDYHLKPFKAAIDAGTSAIMPYYAVPVNTKYEEVGFAFNKAIITDLLRGELGFQGIINSDTGPIFMMPWGVENLSLSERYQKALEAGVDLFSGVADPTFLLETINEGLVTEARIDESIARLLKEKFELGIFENPYVEVEAADQIVGNADFQERANLALRKSIVLLRNDDNLLPFKPKTKVYFEKYMVSRGSDNPHIVIIPETNNWNIEFVDSPDKADQVVLWLIPSSGGLFGSAGAEIHNELSKNNIDVDYVNQLKAQKPTTVAINFSNPWVISEIDSGNMNTVLATFGTTTDAFLDVVSGKFNPTGKMPFSIPASTEAVLNNLPDVPGAQEAKGYAVFDFDAGMSY is encoded by the coding sequence ATTAAAGTTCAATAACCTGTTGAACAGATTATCCGGCTTATCCATTGTTGTGTTTTTAACCGTAGTTCTTTTTACATCATGTAAAGAGCAGAAAAGTTACGAGCAGCCGGAATTGGGTATTAAAACCGTGCAGCTTCTGCAGGCAGATGGTTACCAGTTTAAAGATTTAAACAAAAACAACAAACTTGACAAATACGAAGACTGGCGTTTAACGACCGATGAGCGTGTTGCCGATTTACTGGAGCAAATGACGCTTGAAGAAAAAGCCGGGTTTATGCTGATAAGTACCATAAATATGGGCGGAGCTTCCGGTAGTGGATTTGGCGGAAGCCAAAATGTAACCAGTGACTTGTCGGAAGAGGATAACATTAATGAAACCAACTTTTTTACACGTCAACCACTTCCGGTGCCGACATTGAGCGTTTCAGGAACTACAAAAGGAATATTGGAAAGAAACCTGCGCCATTTTATTCTGCGTGCCAATACCAAGGCGTCAACAATTGCCGAGTGGGCAAATAACGTGCAGTCGGTTGCTGAAACATCACGTTTGGGAATTCCTGTTCTGATTACTTCAAATCCAAGGAATCATGTTACCATCGATAATTCACCCGGTTTAAGTTTAGGCGAAACAAGTTTTTCAAAATGGCCGGGAGAACTGGGTTTAGCAGCCATGCGCGATTTTGAGCTTACCCGCGAATTCGCGGAAACAGCAGCCAAAGAATGGGTAGCCGTTGGCGTACGAAAAGGGTACATGTACATGGCCGACTTAGCCACCGAACCGCGTTGGGGACGAACAGAAGGAACGTTTGGCGAAGATGCCGATCTGGCTGCAAATATGATGCGGGAAGTTGTTCTGGGTTTCCAGGGCGAAAAACTCGGACCGAATTCAGTTGCGTTGACAACAAAACATTTTCCGGGTGGCGGCCCTCAGAAAGAAGGGCAGGATGCGCATTTCGACTGGGGAAAAGACCAGGAATATCCCGGAGATATGCTGGATTATCATCTGAAACCGTTTAAAGCCGCAATCGACGCCGGAACATCGGCCATCATGCCGTATTACGCGGTACCTGTAAATACCAAATATGAAGAAGTTGGTTTTGCATTTAATAAGGCAATTATTACCGATCTGTTACGAGGCGAACTCGGTTTTCAGGGAATTATAAATTCCGATACAGGACCCATTTTTATGATGCCGTGGGGAGTTGAAAACCTGTCACTTTCGGAACGTTATCAAAAAGCACTGGAGGCCGGTGTCGACTTGTTCTCCGGTGTCGCTGATCCTACATTTCTATTGGAGACAATAAATGAAGGATTGGTTACGGAAGCACGCATCGATGAATCAATAGCTCGTTTGTTAAAAGAAAAATTTGAATTGGGAATCTTTGAAAATCCTTATGTTGAGGTTGAAGCTGCTGATCAGATTGTTGGAAATGCCGACTTCCAGGAAAGAGCAAACCTTGCACTTCGAAAATCTATTGTTTTACTTCGGAATGATGATAACCTTTTGCCATTCAAACCGAAAACAAAAGTGTATTTTGAAAAATATATGGTTTCGCGCGGAAGTGATAATCCGCATATTGTAATTATTCCCGAAACAAATAACTGGAATATTGAATTTGTTGATTCGCCTGATAAAGCCGATCAGGTTGTGCTGTGGTTGATTCCGAGTTCGGGTGGCTTATTTGGATCGGCAGGTGCTGAAATTCATAACGAACTGTCGAAGAATAATATCGACGTTGACTATGTGAATCAGCTTAAAGCTCAAAAGCCAACAACGGTAGCAATTAACTTTAGTAATCCGTGGGTGATCAGCGAAATCGATAGCGGAAATATGAACACGGTTTTGGCCACTTTTGGTACAACTACTGATGCTTTTCTTGACGTAGTTTCTGGAAAATTTAATCCAACAGGTAAAATGCCATTTTCTATTCCGGCATCTACCGAAGCCGTGTTGAATAATCTTCCTGATGTTCCCGGAGCACAGGAAGCTAAAGGTTATGCTGTTTTTGATTTTGATGCAGGAATGAGCTACTAA
- a CDS encoding carboxymuconolactone decarboxylase family protein → MKTTLKQLITPAVLIFSLIISFNANSSVSTDDSLSDQEKSMVAISSYTAQGNIPELNKALNDGLDAGLSINEINEAIVQLYAYCGFPRSLNGINAFRKVLDERKAKGITDEQGKEIKMHSQDGDRYERGRKVLEELTGMPQSKPAPGSGEFSPRIDAFLKEHLFADIFESNVLSYQQRELVTNAALASMTGTGSQLGAHIHFGMNVGITEGQLNDMFNVIEKTVGKEEAENGRAIMENVLKMRNSN, encoded by the coding sequence ATGAAGACAACTTTAAAACAATTGATTACTCCGGCTGTACTTATTTTCAGCCTGATCATTTCTTTTAACGCCAATAGTTCTGTTTCAACGGATGATTCATTAAGCGATCAGGAAAAAAGTATGGTGGCCATTTCGAGCTACACCGCGCAAGGCAATATACCGGAGTTAAACAAGGCTTTAAACGACGGTTTGGATGCCGGATTAAGCATTAACGAAATTAACGAAGCCATTGTGCAGCTGTATGCTTACTGCGGTTTTCCGCGTAGCCTGAATGGTATTAACGCATTCCGAAAAGTGTTAGACGAGCGCAAAGCCAAAGGAATTACCGATGAGCAAGGCAAGGAAATAAAAATGCACAGCCAGGATGGAGATAGATATGAAAGAGGCCGAAAAGTGTTGGAAGAACTGACGGGCATGCCGCAGTCGAAACCGGCTCCCGGATCTGGTGAATTCTCGCCTCGTATCGATGCCTTTTTAAAAGAACATTTATTCGCCGATATTTTTGAAAGCAATGTATTGAGCTATCAGCAACGAGAGTTGGTAACAAATGCTGCACTTGCTTCAATGACCGGCACCGGATCGCAGTTAGGCGCACATATTCATTTTGGAATGAACGTGGGAATTACCGAAGGTCAGCTGAACGATATGTTTAACGTTATTGAAAAAACAGTTGGGAAAGAGGAAGCTGAGAACGGACGCGCAATCATGGAGAATGTCCTCAAGATGAGAAACTCAAATTAG